A portion of the Acidobacteriaceae bacterium genome contains these proteins:
- a CDS encoding arylsulfatase → MPFPVSRRGFCSGLGALSTLMLTGGLEAAVGTGRKPNILYILTDDLGWGDIDVYNEHSAIPTPNLNRLATQGMRFTDMHASSAVCTPSRYSILTGRYCWRSRLKKGVLNGDSPMLIEDGRMTVPSMLKDSGYYTMGVGKWHLGLGNEAKTDYSKPLTPGPSTCGFDYYFGIPASLDMAPYVYFENDHVVEPATVAEPGSREPRGAFWRAGMRAEHFEIPQVLPTLTAKACTLVEQRAKQPEPFFLYFALPSPHTPWVPLPEYKGKSRAGDYGDYVVEVDAMIGKLLKTLDDAGLTENTLVMMTSDNGADWKPADIDRYPHRANGEWRGEKADIWEAGHRIPFLARWPQHIPANTVCNETGSLTDLMGTLAALLQKKLPENAGEDSFNLMPALLHKPHATIRRTIVDHSISGMFTIREGDWKLELGLGSGGFTEPRLVEPVVGGVQGQLYNLRTDPREQWNVWDKHPEIVAHLTALLKTYQDSGRTRP, encoded by the coding sequence ATGCCATTTCCCGTCAGCCGTCGCGGCTTTTGCTCGGGTCTGGGTGCGCTTTCGACGTTGATGCTTACCGGTGGGCTCGAAGCCGCCGTAGGTACAGGACGCAAGCCGAACATCCTCTACATCCTCACCGACGATCTTGGGTGGGGAGACATTGACGTCTATAACGAACACTCCGCCATCCCGACACCGAACCTGAACCGCCTGGCGACGCAGGGCATGCGCTTTACCGATATGCACGCCTCTTCAGCGGTCTGCACGCCGAGCCGTTACAGCATTTTGACCGGGCGTTACTGCTGGCGCTCGCGACTAAAGAAGGGCGTCCTGAACGGCGACTCCCCCATGCTGATTGAGGACGGCCGCATGACCGTACCTTCGATGCTGAAGGACTCCGGCTACTACACCATGGGTGTCGGGAAGTGGCATCTGGGGCTGGGCAATGAAGCCAAGACCGATTACAGCAAACCGCTTACTCCAGGGCCTTCGACCTGCGGCTTCGACTACTACTTCGGCATCCCCGCATCACTCGACATGGCGCCTTATGTCTACTTCGAGAACGATCACGTCGTCGAGCCTGCAACCGTTGCAGAGCCAGGCAGCCGCGAGCCGCGCGGAGCGTTCTGGCGCGCCGGTATGCGGGCCGAACACTTTGAGATTCCGCAGGTGCTGCCGACGCTGACCGCCAAGGCCTGCACGCTGGTCGAGCAGCGGGCAAAGCAGCCTGAGCCGTTCTTTTTGTACTTCGCACTACCGTCGCCGCATACTCCATGGGTTCCTCTGCCGGAGTACAAGGGCAAGAGCCGCGCGGGCGACTATGGCGACTATGTAGTGGAGGTCGACGCCATGATCGGCAAGCTGCTAAAGACGCTCGACGATGCCGGATTGACGGAGAACACGCTCGTCATGATGACCAGCGATAACGGAGCCGACTGGAAGCCAGCCGACATCGACCGCTACCCGCACCGAGCAAACGGCGAATGGCGAGGCGAGAAGGCGGACATCTGGGAGGCCGGGCATCGCATCCCGTTTCTTGCACGCTGGCCCCAGCACATCCCTGCAAATACTGTCTGCAACGAAACGGGATCGCTCACCGACTTGATGGGCACGCTGGCGGCGCTGCTGCAGAAGAAGCTGCCTGAGAACGCGGGCGAAGACAGCTTCAACCTGATGCCGGCGTTACTGCACAAGCCGCACGCCACCATACGGAGAACGATCGTCGACCACTCGATCTCCGGCATGTTCACTATCCGTGAAGGCGACTGGAAGCTGGAGCTTGGGCTTGGCAGTGGTGGCTTCACCGAGCCTCGCCTGGTGGAGCCCGTCGTAGGTGGAGTGCAGGGGCAGCTCTATAACCTGCGGACCGACCCACGCGAGCAGTGGAACGTGTGGGACAAACATCCGGAGATCGTGGCCCACCTGACTGCGTTACTCAAGACATATCAGGACTCCGGACGTACTCGTCCTTAG